The Streptomyces sp. NBC_01298 genome contains the following window.
TCACCAAGGACGGACTGCTCGACGAGGAGACCGTCCGCCGCGAGATCGTCGCCCGCGACCGGGAGATCGCCAACCCCTTCACCAAGGACCTCCAGGTCACGGCGATCCACGGCGCCCGCAAGTACCTCGGCGACAAACTGATCCGCACCGCCGCCCCGCACCGGATCCTGGACCCGGCGGCGGGCCCGCTGATCGCCGTCCGGCTCTCGATCCTGACCCGCAAGTCCCTGGGCGGTCTGGAGACCGACCTCTCCTCCCGCGTCCTGACCGCCGCGGGAGAACCCCTCCCCGGCCTCTACGCGGCGGGCGAGGCGGCGGGCTTCGGCGGCGGCGGCGTCCACGGCTACCGGGCCCTGGAGGGCACCTTCCTCGGCGGCTGCATCTTCTCGGGCCGCGCGGCCGGCCGCGCGGCGGCCGCGGCCGTCTCCTGACCGGCGCCGGGCCCGCCCCCCTCCGGCCGCTGCCGGCGCGGCCGCTGCCGGGGCGGCACAAGGGGTGGTCCGCGGGGCCGACGGGACGGGGTACCGTCTTTGTCATGACCGTCAGCAAGAACATCAACAACCCCGTGGGCCAGGGCGGCGGCCAGCGCAAGCGTCAGTCCCGCGCCGAACGCCAGAACAACGGCCCGCACCGCAACCTCGACCGCAGCGGCGCGGCCGACCGGAAGGCTGAGCTGCTGCGCAAGATGCGCGAGAAGGCGGGCGCGGCCGAGGGCGACGCCCAGAGCGACGCCCAGGCGGGCGACGCCACCGCACAGAGCTGAAGCACCGCCGCCGCCGGGCGGCGCAGCACCGGCCAGGGCCCGGACCGCGACGCGCGGTCCGGGCCCTGCCGTCGTCGTACCCGCCCCGCGCCCGGGCAGCGGCCCGCGCCCAGGGGCAGCGGGCCCGCGCTCAGGGCAGCCGGGTCACCAGGCGGAACCGCTCCGCCACGACCGGGGTGTCGTCGTCGACCGTGAAGTGCGGGTCGCCGAGGGCCTCCCGCATCTGCGGACCGTGCCAGAAATCCTCGTGCCCGGAGCGCCATTCGGCCACTGACGCGAATCCCTCGCCCTCGTCCAGCGCGTGCCGCAGGTCCACGTCCGCCAGCCGCAGGACCCGTACGTCCGTCACCTCCAGGACACCCACCGGACGCCCGGCGGAGTCCACGATCACCATCCGCTCGCCCGCCACGGGCAGCGGGTCCCCCGCCGCCTCGTAATCGGCCAGGACGGCCGTGGTCGTGGTCTTGGCGCCGCTCAGCACGGCCGCCACCAGCGCGTCCCGCAGCGGACCCGGGAAGGCGAACTCGATGGGCGGGAGATCCTCGTAGGCCGTCATGGCGGTCAGCCTACGACCCTGCGCGCGATCCGGCCCGAGGGCGCCCCCGGCCTGGCGACAACCCGCCGCGAACCGGAACAACCCCATCAACTCATCCGTGCGAAAGACCAGTTGAAACGAGCCACGCAGTGGACTGGACCTTGACTCGGAGCTGTGCGTACCGCTTTGCTGTGCGTGATCTTCCGGCCACACCGTCCAACCGCCCGCGTCCTGGAGGGAAACCCGCGGATGTCGCCCCCTCCGCCGCCCCTCGGCCGCGCCCGCAAGCGGGACGCCCAGCTCTTCGACCCCGCCCTCTGCGACCTGGAACTCGTCGACGTCCGCGCCCAGTTCACGCAGGGCCGCTGGGCCAAGGCCCGCTCCCTCCTCGTCGCCACGGGAGACGACTGGGACCGTCGAGGGCACCGCCTCGTGGTCCTCGCCGAAACCCCGGCCGCGACCGCGTGGGCGCGCGAGTGGCTCCTCGCCGAACCGGAGAGCGCCGACGCCGTCACCCTCCTCGCCTGTGCGTCCGTCTTCGGCGCCCTGCGCCGCAAGGGCACCCCCGAGGCCGCCGAGGAGGCCTGCCGCCGCGCCGCGGCCCTGTTCCCGGCCGACCCCACCCCCTGGCTCGGCCTGCTGCTCCTCACCCGCGCCTTCGGCACCGAAGAGGAGTTCAGCCGCCATTTCGACCAGGTCAGGGCCCGCCACCGCGAACACCACCACGCCCACCACCTGATGGTCTCCCGGCTGGCCGAGCGGGCCCCGGCCGCCGGCCGCGACCCGCTCCACGAGGTCTACGACTTCGCCGCCTGGGCCGCCGAGGAGTCCCCGGCCGACTCCCCGCTCGCCGTCCTCCCCGTCATCGCCCACGCCGAGCGCTACCGCGTCCTCGCCGCCGGGCAGGGCCACGGCCCGGACGCCGGAGCCGAGCACTGGTCCGGGCGCCGCGCCCGCCAGGTGCTGCGCTCCGCC
Protein-coding sequences here:
- a CDS encoding ASCH domain-containing protein; amino-acid sequence: MTAYEDLPPIEFAFPGPLRDALVAAVLSGAKTTTTAVLADYEAAGDPLPVAGERMVIVDSAGRPVGVLEVTDVRVLRLADVDLRHALDEGEGFASVAEWRSGHEDFWHGPQMREALGDPHFTVDDDTPVVAERFRLVTRLP
- a CDS encoding DUF6243 family protein — protein: MTVSKNINNPVGQGGGQRKRQSRAERQNNGPHRNLDRSGAADRKAELLRKMREKAGAAEGDAQSDAQAGDATAQS